In the Peptoclostridium acidaminophilum DSM 3953 genome, one interval contains:
- a CDS encoding DEAD/DEAH box helicase, with the protein MTNGFDKLGLSEKILKAVKELGYEQPSPIQEQAIPMVMQGHDIIGQAKTGTGKTMAFGIPAVEAVDPADNSLQVMVLCPTRELAVQVAGELKKVSKHKKGIKTLAIYGGQSISIQLKAIERGVQIIAGTPGRVIDHIERGTIKLDSLKLVILDEADEMLNMGFRDDIEKILAGSSSERQTVFFSATMPKEIMNLSKRFQKKDRQVVKVEGRNLTADAIEQAYIKVRSAEKTQMLSRLLDIHSPRLSLIFMNTKKGVDELALELSSMGYHVDALHGDMSQQKRDSVMNKFRNGIIRVLIATDVAARGLDVDNVDAVFNYQIPQDIEYYVHRIGRTGRAGKKGMSFSFAWGEEVSRLRRIESYTKAPIKMIAPPSLEDVEKIRIQKTLEEILAKASGSVKKSYVKAAQSLIEGSAMEPEALLAAVISMMCNPVETKEEQPVFESTFDNTGAREAGMVRLFVNAGRKQKLRPKDIIGAIAGESGIKGENVGRIDIYEKFTFVEVTKDSCRQVLSAMNGAEIRGHAVAIEPANCRN; encoded by the coding sequence ATGACAAACGGATTCGATAAGTTAGGACTATCAGAAAAGATTCTTAAGGCAGTAAAGGAACTTGGCTACGAGCAGCCGTCTCCAATACAGGAGCAGGCTATACCAATGGTTATGCAGGGCCACGACATAATAGGCCAGGCAAAGACAGGAACAGGAAAGACAATGGCATTTGGAATACCTGCAGTTGAAGCTGTAGACCCAGCCGACAACTCACTTCAGGTAATGGTGCTTTGCCCTACAAGAGAGCTTGCCGTTCAGGTGGCAGGAGAACTCAAGAAGGTATCCAAGCACAAGAAAGGCATAAAGACGCTTGCCATATACGGCGGACAGTCTATAAGCATACAACTTAAGGCCATTGAAAGAGGAGTGCAGATAATAGCCGGAACTCCAGGCAGGGTAATAGACCACATAGAAAGAGGAACCATAAAGCTTGACTCTCTCAAGCTCGTAATACTTGACGAGGCTGACGAGATGCTCAACATGGGCTTTAGGGACGACATAGAAAAGATACTAGCAGGATCGTCTTCAGAAAGACAGACAGTATTCTTCTCGGCCACAATGCCAAAGGAGATAATGAACCTTTCGAAAAGATTCCAGAAAAAAGACAGACAGGTAGTCAAGGTGGAAGGCAGAAACCTTACAGCTGACGCCATAGAGCAGGCATATATAAAGGTCAGATCAGCAGAAAAGACTCAGATGCTATCAAGGCTTCTGGACATACATTCTCCAAGGCTCTCGCTGATATTCATGAACACTAAAAAAGGCGTGGACGAACTTGCTCTTGAGCTTTCGTCAATGGGATACCATGTAGACGCTCTCCACGGCGACATGAGCCAGCAAAAGCGAGACAGCGTAATGAACAAGTTCAGGAACGGCATAATAAGGGTTCTTATCGCGACAGACGTTGCGGCAAGAGGACTTGACGTAGACAACGTTGACGCCGTTTTCAACTACCAGATACCTCAGGACATAGAGTATTACGTCCACAGGATAGGAAGAACAGGAAGAGCTGGCAAGAAGGGAATGTCCTTCAGCTTCGCCTGGGGTGAAGAGGTTTCAAGACTGAGAAGAATTGAAAGCTATACAAAAGCTCCTATAAAAATGATAGCTCCACCGTCGCTTGAGGACGTTGAGAAGATAAGAATACAAAAGACTCTTGAGGAAATACTTGCCAAGGCGAGCGGTTCAGTCAAGAAGTCGTATGTCAAGGCTGCGCAATCACTTATCGAGGGCAGCGCAATGGAGCCTGAAGCTCTGCTTGCAGCTGTAATATCGATGATGTGCAACCCGGTAGAGACAAAAGAAGAGCAGCCTGTGTTCGAGAGCACTTTCGACAACACGGGAGCAAGAGAAGCCGGCATGGTGAGACTTTTCGTCAATGCGGGAAGAAAGCAAAAGCTTAGACCTAAGGACATAATAGGCGCCATAGCCGGAGAATCCGGAATAAAGGGCGAGAATGTCGGCAGGATAGACATATACGAGAAGTTCACGTTTGTAGAGGTTACA
- the sppA gene encoding signal peptide peptidase SppA has protein sequence MLIIYWGFSLFSARAKAVKPGTYIEVSLPSDISESPYMYVQDWEIQRQTDFFSVLDAIEYAATDKKVAGLILDMDSLSLPAQQIGELRVSVEKFKESGKKVYAAGDGADASSYRAALLADKIVMTPSQAASFSIPGYYASYPYYKTFFDKAGIKCSVLSTGEYKTYGETYERDAMSEGMRQQVSTLLESRYASLVEDIASSRNIEKERVVQMIDSGELSFISPVEAREKGLIDETMHYERFLRTLSKKDGEKPPLRDISEYAALPNVSKSKASGKDSIAIIFAEGSIYMDDVNPSIIRKESVITPDVICGQLESATDDEDIKGIVIRVNSPGGSALASEIIYDAIGRAREKKPVYVSMGPVAASGGYYISCQADRIFAGRETLTGSIGVVSVIPTFEGIYEKLGVNVERLQRGKYSGTLDLSKGLSADEEALLQKSIENVYAEFKQRVSSGRNMDMEKLEGYAQGRVWTGDKAVEIGLADEVGNLGDAIEAMAKKTGLGSSDVTLVESGKKSMTMARVLRDNIARAQLEHLQIAGPIEDILIECQKLLEIREEPLMLMPYELD, from the coding sequence ATGCTCATAATATACTGGGGCTTTAGCCTGTTCTCGGCCAGGGCCAAGGCAGTCAAGCCAGGGACGTACATCGAGGTCTCGCTTCCAAGCGACATATCGGAAAGCCCGTACATGTACGTGCAGGACTGGGAGATACAGAGACAGACAGACTTCTTCTCCGTGCTAGACGCCATAGAATACGCTGCAACAGACAAGAAAGTGGCGGGCCTCATACTCGACATGGATTCGCTGAGCCTTCCGGCGCAGCAAATAGGCGAGCTTAGAGTGAGTGTTGAAAAATTCAAGGAAAGCGGCAAGAAGGTCTACGCCGCAGGGGACGGGGCAGACGCGTCCTCATACAGGGCCGCTCTGCTGGCAGACAAGATAGTAATGACGCCTTCGCAGGCGGCGAGCTTCAGCATACCGGGCTACTACGCGTCTTACCCCTACTACAAGACCTTTTTTGACAAGGCAGGAATAAAGTGCAGCGTGCTGAGCACAGGAGAGTACAAGACCTACGGCGAAACCTACGAGCGCGACGCCATGTCCGAGGGCATGAGGCAGCAGGTGAGCACGCTCCTCGAGAGCAGGTACGCGAGCCTGGTGGAGGACATAGCCTCATCAAGGAACATAGAAAAGGAAAGGGTAGTCCAGATGATAGATTCGGGCGAGCTCTCATTCATAAGTCCCGTTGAGGCCAGGGAAAAGGGCCTCATAGACGAAACTATGCACTATGAAAGATTTCTCCGGACGCTCTCGAAAAAGGACGGCGAAAAGCCGCCTTTAAGGGACATATCGGAATACGCGGCGCTGCCCAATGTAAGCAAGAGCAAGGCGAGCGGCAAGGACAGCATAGCCATCATATTCGCAGAAGGCAGCATATACATGGACGATGTAAACCCGTCTATAATAAGGAAGGAATCAGTTATAACACCTGATGTTATCTGCGGACAACTAGAAAGCGCCACAGACGACGAGGACATAAAGGGCATAGTAATAAGGGTCAACTCGCCCGGCGGCTCGGCGCTGGCGTCCGAGATAATATACGACGCCATAGGAAGGGCGAGGGAGAAAAAGCCCGTGTACGTTTCGATGGGTCCCGTAGCGGCATCCGGAGGCTACTACATATCCTGCCAGGCCGACAGGATATTCGCAGGCAGGGAGACCCTGACCGGCTCTATAGGCGTAGTCAGCGTGATACCGACCTTCGAGGGCATATACGAAAAGCTGGGAGTGAACGTAGAGCGGCTCCAGCGCGGCAAATACTCGGGCACGCTCGACCTTTCAAAGGGTCTCTCAGCGGATGAAGAGGCGCTCCTGCAAAAGAGCATAGAAAATGTATACGCAGAGTTCAAGCAGAGGGTTTCAAGCGGCAGGAACATGGACATGGAAAAACTCGAGGGCTACGCCCAGGGCAGAGTATGGACAGGAGATAAGGCGGTAGAGATAGGCCTTGCAGATGAGGTGGGAAATCTGGGTGATGCAATAGAAGCCATGGCGAAAAAGACAGGGCTTGGAAGCTCTGATGTGACGCTTGTAGAAAGCGGCAAAAAGAGCATGACCATGGCGCGCGTCCTAAGGGACAACATAGCAAGAGCTCAGCTTGAACACCTGCAAATTGCAGGCCCTATCGAGGATATACTGATAGAATGCCAAAAGCTCCTTGAAATCAGGGAGGAGCCGCTGATGCTAATGCCGTATGAACTGGACTAG
- a CDS encoding acetyl-CoA carboxylase carboxyltransferase subunit alpha: MTSRNEFDGPVLQLEEKIKELKTLVEETGVDLSGEIEMLSKKAASMKDDIYKHLQPSQKLKLARHPERPTTLDYIERITSEFIELHGDKLYADDRAIVGGLGMIDGTPVTIIGHQKGKDTKDNIMRNFGMPHPEGYRKALRLMKQAEKFKRPIVTLINTPGAFCGLGAEERGQGEAIARNLLEMSRLKTPVIAIIIGEGGSGGALALGVGNCIAMLEHSVYSVISPEGLSSILWKDASKASEAASMMKLTAQDLIGLGIIDDIIEEPLGGAHKDVDLAASSIKAYIRACLEKLSKMPGEELAEARYEKIRKMGKWM, from the coding sequence ATGACAAGTAGAAATGAATTCGACGGACCAGTACTCCAGCTGGAGGAGAAGATAAAGGAGCTTAAAACGCTAGTCGAGGAGACTGGAGTAGACCTGTCGGGCGAGATAGAAATGCTCTCGAAAAAGGCGGCATCAATGAAGGACGACATATACAAGCACCTTCAGCCGTCGCAGAAGCTCAAGCTTGCAAGGCATCCGGAAAGGCCGACGACGCTTGACTACATCGAGAGGATAACAAGCGAGTTTATAGAGCTCCACGGCGACAAGCTCTATGCCGACGACCGCGCAATAGTGGGCGGGCTGGGCATGATAGACGGGACTCCTGTGACAATAATAGGCCACCAAAAGGGCAAGGACACAAAGGACAATATAATGCGCAACTTCGGAATGCCTCATCCGGAAGGCTACAGAAAGGCTCTAAGGCTAATGAAGCAGGCGGAGAAATTCAAAAGGCCTATAGTGACGCTTATAAACACCCCGGGCGCTTTTTGCGGACTTGGAGCCGAGGAGAGGGGCCAGGGAGAGGCAATAGCCAGAAACCTGCTTGAAATGAGCAGGCTGAAAACCCCTGTGATAGCCATAATAATAGGCGAAGGCGGAAGCGGCGGAGCCCTTGCGCTTGGCGTTGGCAACTGCATAGCGATGCTCGAGCACTCGGTGTACTCTGTAATATCGCCGGAAGGCCTCTCGAGCATACTCTGGAAGGACGCCTCAAAGGCATCCGAAGCCGCGAGCATGATGAAACTTACAGCTCAGGACCTTATAGGCCTTGGCATAATAGACGACATAATAGAAGAGCCCTTGGGCGGAGCTCACAAGGACGTCGATCTGGCAGCCTCGAGTATAAAGGCATACATAAGAGCCTGCCTTGAAAAGCTTTCAAAAATGCCGGGCGAAGAGCTGGCGGAAGCGAGATATGAAAAGATAAGAAAAATGGGCAAGTGGATGTAG
- a CDS encoding dihydroorotate dehydrogenase-like protein, with protein MKRLSTNFMGIHLKNPIIAGASNLSDNLDNVKRLEEAGVAAIVFKSLFEEQIQLEKLELDADLEEYDERHAEMITMHPHLEHAGIEEHLLKLRKAKESVSIPVIASLNAVHGKTWLEYARKLQDTGVDGLELNLYSIPKRVDLDAAFIENEHLEKLTDIKKAIKIPMSVKISPFYTNIMNVVHRMSKGGVDGVVLFNRLYESDIDVKSEKTKLDMTLSSSDEMRLPLRYTGLLEGKIAADICSSRGIDSGDDVIKMLLAGAKCVQVVSSVYRHGYRHVGIMLEDIAKWMDSKGYENIEDFRGKLSKSNLKDPYAYERAQYVDLLMKPFESLIKEPMR; from the coding sequence ATGAAAAGACTCAGCACCAACTTCATGGGAATACACCTGAAAAACCCTATAATAGCGGGGGCAAGCAACCTCTCCGACAATCTCGACAACGTAAAAAGGCTCGAGGAGGCGGGGGTCGCCGCGATAGTATTCAAGTCGCTCTTTGAGGAGCAGATACAGCTTGAAAAGCTCGAGCTCGATGCGGACCTTGAGGAGTACGACGAAAGGCATGCTGAGATGATAACTATGCATCCCCATTTGGAGCATGCAGGCATAGAGGAGCATCTGCTCAAGCTGAGAAAGGCAAAGGAGAGCGTGAGCATTCCTGTAATAGCAAGCCTCAACGCAGTGCATGGAAAGACATGGCTGGAATACGCCAGGAAGCTACAGGACACGGGAGTTGACGGTCTTGAGCTGAACCTGTACTCAATCCCCAAAAGGGTCGACCTTGACGCCGCATTCATAGAAAACGAGCACCTTGAAAAGCTGACGGATATCAAGAAAGCCATAAAAATACCAATGTCCGTGAAAATAAGCCCTTTCTACACAAACATAATGAACGTGGTCCACAGGATGTCAAAGGGTGGAGTTGACGGAGTAGTGCTCTTCAACAGGCTCTATGAGTCGGACATAGATGTAAAGAGCGAGAAGACAAAGCTCGACATGACACTCAGCTCAAGCGACGAGATGAGGCTGCCGCTGAGATACACAGGACTTCTCGAAGGCAAGATAGCAGCCGACATATGCAGCTCGAGGGGTATAGACTCGGGCGACGACGTTATCAAGATGCTGCTTGCAGGCGCCAAATGCGTCCAGGTCGTAAGCTCTGTATACAGGCACGGCTACAGGCATGTGGGCATAATGCTCGAGGACATAGCGAAGTGGATGGACAGCAAGGGCTACGAGAACATAGAGGACTTCAGGGGCAAGCTCTCAAAGAGCAACCTCAAGGACCCTTACGCATACGAGAGGGCGCAATACGTGGATCTTCTAATGAAGCCGTTTGAATCACTAATAAAAGAGCCGATGAGATAG
- a CDS encoding CvfD/Ygs/GSP13 family RNA-binding post-transcriptional regulator: MSKFEPGMIVKGKVTGIKPFGAFVALDSNTQGLVHISQITHGFLKDINEALTVGDEVDVKILTIDEQSKKISLSIKDAKPAESEPPRQRPVQQQYQQHARGGDAGSAGGGGFDDLLKKWMKDSNERQAALNKRTSK; this comes from the coding sequence ATGTCAAAATTCGAACCCGGAATGATTGTAAAAGGAAAAGTTACTGGTATTAAACCGTTTGGCGCTTTCGTAGCTCTGGATTCCAATACTCAGGGACTAGTCCACATATCTCAGATTACCCACGGCTTCCTCAAGGATATAAACGAGGCGCTTACAGTGGGCGACGAGGTGGATGTCAAGATACTTACAATTGATGAGCAGTCAAAGAAGATTTCTCTTTCTATAAAGGATGCCAAGCCTGCTGAATCCGAGCCTCCAAGGCAAAGACCTGTGCAGCAGCAATATCAGCAGCATGCCAGAGGTGGCGACGCTGGTAGCGCCGGTGGTGGCGGTTTCGACGACCTGCTCAAGAAATGGATGAAGGATTCCAACGAAAGACAGGCCGCGCTTAACAAGAGAACTTCCAAGTAA
- a CDS encoding IS1182 family transposase encodes MIQLQQTLVISPYLELYNLVIPKDNMLRQINELVDFSFIYEELKQNYCLDNGRNAIDPIRMFKYLLLKAIFELSDADIVERSKYDMSFKYFLDMAPEEQVIDSSSLTKFRKLRLKDMNLLDLLINKTVELAIEKGIIQSKSIIVDATHTKARYNQKSPREILQDRSRKLRKAIYKVDESVKAKFPAKNTSNMLEDELAYCKKLIEVVEAEGGVCELPKIKEPLNLLKETVADDLEQLRISEDQDAMIGHKSADSSFFGYKTHIAMTEERIITAAVVTTGEKNDGKQLQTLIEKSKQAGMEVNTVIGDAAYSEKDNITYAKENTVELVAKLNPSVTQGYRKHEDEFQFNKDAGMYVCKAGHMAIRKARQGKKGIGTNQTDTYYFDVEKCKRCLRRQGCYKEGAKSKSYSVSIKSDEHTEQMAFQETEYFKTKAKERYKIEAKNSELKHRHGYDVATSSGLVGMELQGAMAIFTVNIKRILKLMK; translated from the coding sequence TTGATTCAGCTACAGCAAACATTGGTCATAAGTCCATATCTGGAGCTTTACAATCTAGTGATCCCCAAGGATAATATGTTGCGGCAAATCAATGAGCTTGTTGATTTTTCTTTTATATATGAAGAACTCAAACAGAATTACTGCCTGGACAATGGGAGAAATGCGATTGACCCTATTCGCATGTTTAAATACCTGCTGCTAAAAGCAATCTTTGAATTGTCCGACGCCGACATCGTCGAGAGATCGAAATATGATATGTCGTTTAAGTACTTTCTGGATATGGCACCGGAAGAGCAGGTGATAGATTCTAGTTCACTAACCAAGTTCCGAAAACTTCGGTTAAAGGATATGAATTTACTCGATTTGCTGATTAACAAGACGGTTGAACTCGCCATCGAAAAAGGCATTATCCAGAGTAAATCCATCATCGTAGATGCGACGCATACGAAAGCTCGTTATAACCAGAAGTCTCCACGTGAAATTTTACAGGACCGTTCTCGAAAACTCAGAAAGGCTATCTACAAGGTTGATGAATCTGTAAAAGCCAAGTTTCCTGCGAAAAATACAAGCAATATGTTAGAGGACGAACTCGCCTATTGTAAAAAGCTTATCGAGGTAGTCGAGGCAGAAGGCGGCGTTTGTGAGCTGCCTAAGATAAAAGAACCGCTCAATCTACTGAAAGAAACCGTTGCAGATGACCTTGAACAACTTCGAATCTCGGAAGACCAAGATGCAATGATCGGTCATAAGAGTGCGGACTCTTCGTTCTTTGGCTACAAAACCCATATTGCTATGACCGAGGAAAGAATTATTACGGCAGCCGTTGTAACAACTGGTGAGAAGAATGATGGCAAACAATTGCAGACCTTAATCGAGAAGAGCAAGCAAGCAGGCATGGAAGTGAATACAGTCATCGGAGATGCGGCATACTCCGAAAAAGATAACATCACTTACGCCAAAGAGAACACGGTTGAACTAGTGGCTAAGCTTAACCCGTCTGTTACACAAGGCTACCGTAAGCATGAAGATGAATTCCAGTTCAATAAGGATGCAGGAATGTATGTCTGCAAAGCTGGCCACATGGCAATCCGAAAGGCCCGTCAAGGCAAGAAAGGCATCGGCACAAACCAGACGGATACATACTACTTTGATGTGGAAAAGTGCAAGAGATGCTTACGCCGTCAAGGTTGCTACAAGGAAGGGGCAAAAAGTAAATCCTATTCGGTGAGCATAAAGTCCGACGAACATACTGAACAGATGGCTTTCCAGGAGACTGAGTACTTTAAGACGAAGGCCAAGGAACGTTACAAAATTGAGGCAAAGAACAGCGAACTGAAACACAGACACGGGTATGATGTGGCGACATCCTCGGGTCTTGTCGGCATGGAGTTACAAGGTGCAATGGCGATATTCACTGTAAATATAAAAAGAATATTAAAGTTAATGAAGTGA
- the accD gene encoding acetyl-CoA carboxylase, carboxyltransferase subunit beta, producing the protein MELLKDLFTKKSQKSHHEKGYAVINVPKEQPSGQPQEAPKAQPEMQKPQAVLDENHTACPSCSAVIAKQALSDNLGVCPECSHHTRLGARRRIEITADKGSFKEYDTGIKTVNALDFASYDDKLREAKEKSGLDEAVVTGECSVNGQKCVICAMDSLFMMGSMGSVVGEKISRAVEKAIEKRLPVVIFSTSGGARMQEGMLSLMQMAKTSAALGKLDDAGLLYISVLTDPTTGGVTASFAMLGDIIVAEPKALIGFAGPRVIEQTIRQKLPEGFQRAEFLQDKGFVDTIVPRGDMKDFIGKLLAIHSTGGGLDDK; encoded by the coding sequence ATGGAATTGCTTAAGGACCTCTTTACAAAGAAAAGTCAAAAGAGCCATCATGAAAAAGGCTACGCTGTAATAAATGTGCCAAAGGAGCAGCCATCGGGCCAGCCGCAGGAAGCTCCAAAGGCGCAGCCTGAGATGCAAAAGCCTCAGGCTGTGCTCGACGAGAATCACACAGCGTGCCCCTCTTGCTCGGCGGTAATCGCAAAGCAGGCGCTCTCTGACAATCTGGGCGTATGTCCGGAGTGCTCGCATCACACGAGACTGGGCGCAAGAAGAAGAATAGAAATAACAGCAGACAAGGGCAGCTTCAAGGAGTACGACACGGGCATAAAGACTGTCAACGCCCTTGATTTTGCAAGCTACGACGACAAGCTAAGAGAAGCGAAGGAAAAATCGGGACTCGACGAGGCCGTAGTGACTGGAGAATGCTCGGTGAATGGCCAAAAGTGCGTAATATGCGCAATGGATTCGCTTTTCATGATGGGCAGCATGGGTTCGGTCGTGGGAGAAAAGATTTCAAGAGCCGTGGAAAAGGCCATTGAAAAAAGACTTCCGGTAGTAATATTCTCCACATCGGGAGGCGCCAGGATGCAGGAGGGTATGCTTTCGCTGATGCAAATGGCAAAGACCTCAGCGGCGCTTGGAAAGCTCGACGATGCGGGGCTGCTGTATATATCTGTGCTCACAGACCCGACAACGGGAGGCGTCACGGCATCCTTTGCAATGCTCGGAGACATAATAGTGGCCGAGCCTAAGGCCCTTATAGGCTTTGCAGGCCCAAGGGTAATAGAGCAGACAATAAGACAAAAGCTTCCTGAGGGCTTCCAAAGGGCGGAATTCCTCCAGGACAAGGGTTTTGTAGACACAATAGTTCCAAGGGGCGACATGAAAGACTTCATAGGCAAGCTGCTTGCAATACATTCAACTGGAGGTGGGCTCGATGACAAGTAG
- a CDS encoding peptidylprolyl isomerase → MEENRVLAKVGDREITEKDVDFLLQSLGPQKGMQFYSPEGRKQLLDEIINQELFYLDALESELDKEEAFIAEMEQVKVNLLKQYAMRNLLQAISVDPAEAKEFYENNKASFVSQESARASHILVETEEEAKKVADEIAEGLDFAEAAQKYSKCPSGSGGGDLGMFTRGKMVPEFEDVAFAMEVGAVSEPFQTQFGYHIIKLGEKHEQEEKSYEEAKADVARIVLGKKQNEAYNEKTSQMRSKYSVEILG, encoded by the coding sequence ATGGAAGAAAATAGAGTTTTAGCCAAGGTTGGCGACAGAGAGATTACAGAAAAAGACGTGGACTTCCTGCTTCAGAGCCTTGGACCACAAAAGGGAATGCAGTTCTACTCGCCGGAAGGCAGAAAGCAGCTGCTAGATGAGATAATAAACCAGGAGCTTTTCTACCTTGACGCCCTTGAAAGCGAACTTGACAAGGAAGAGGCTTTTATTGCGGAAATGGAGCAGGTGAAGGTTAACCTTCTCAAGCAGTACGCAATGAGAAACCTGCTACAGGCTATAAGCGTTGATCCTGCAGAGGCTAAGGAATTCTACGAAAACAACAAGGCTTCATTCGTAAGCCAGGAATCTGCAAGGGCAAGCCACATACTAGTTGAGACAGAGGAAGAGGCAAAGAAAGTAGCCGATGAGATAGCCGAAGGACTTGACTTTGCAGAGGCTGCTCAGAAATACTCGAAATGCCCATCAGGCAGCGGCGGGGGAGATCTTGGCATGTTCACAAGAGGCAAGATGGTTCCGGAATTCGAGGACGTTGCATTCGCAATGGAAGTCGGAGCTGTGAGCGAGCCGTTCCAGACTCAGTTCGGATACCACATAATCAAGCTGGGCGAAAAGCACGAGCAGGAAGAAAAGAGCTACGAAGAGGCTAAAGCAGACGTGGCAAGGATAGTTCTCGGCAAGAAGCAGAACGAGGCCTACAACGAAAAGACTAGCCAGATGAGAAGCAAGTACAGCGTGGAAATATTAGGTTAA
- a CDS encoding S-layer homology domain-containing protein, with protein MKKLTAIITAIIMLAAQGPAYALGEDTAYRLSSEGAGVWGIIASYSADMGMPANALPQSLATNSTYEQAEFLMASKALGRDVSAIAGIIKRSQMKNGKLADFTDGTGEKSVRAHIWGIIALYSAWDNGYDKSSALRWLKTKQNSDGGFGYEAGKPSDIKTTSEAVLAFKALGIESEEAAARALSYIEAKLPAEKNGEKLAWAFFAKHSMGKDDQKLYERLRSYELPDGSYSLSSSNKTYNYAATCAALLALKEYENGYSVFKKLHNADMFKDLRRTDYAYLEVMELVNRGIASGYPDSTFRPSLKVTRAEFAKFLVYALGYENSPARESITFKDLEDHWAEKTVYTAVGKKLINGIGKGRFAPDQNVTGAQIVAMLVRAKGLEGIAARFEGENWYDGYVSAAIRRGLIYEGFDPETSATRAQCAKALSKLY; from the coding sequence TTGAAAAAATTAACGGCAATCATAACAGCTATAATAATGCTGGCAGCGCAAGGCCCTGCGTACGCGCTGGGCGAGGACACGGCATACCGCTTGTCATCAGAAGGCGCAGGCGTGTGGGGCATAATAGCAAGCTACAGCGCCGACATGGGCATGCCGGCAAACGCGCTTCCGCAGAGCCTTGCGACCAACTCTACATACGAGCAGGCGGAATTCCTGATGGCTTCCAAGGCCCTGGGCAGGGACGTGTCTGCAATCGCAGGCATCATAAAGCGCTCCCAGATGAAAAACGGGAAGCTGGCCGACTTTACGGACGGCACGGGCGAAAAGTCGGTAAGGGCTCACATATGGGGGATAATAGCACTCTACAGCGCATGGGACAACGGCTATGACAAGTCCTCGGCGCTAAGGTGGCTCAAGACCAAGCAAAACTCCGACGGAGGCTTCGGCTACGAGGCCGGCAAGCCCTCGGACATAAAGACAACATCTGAAGCGGTGCTTGCGTTCAAGGCGCTCGGCATAGAGTCCGAGGAGGCGGCGGCCAGGGCGCTTTCATATATAGAAGCCAAGCTGCCCGCCGAAAAAAACGGCGAGAAGCTGGCATGGGCCTTCTTTGCAAAGCACAGCATGGGCAAGGACGACCAGAAGCTCTACGAGAGGCTGCGAAGCTACGAGCTTCCGGACGGCTCGTATTCGCTGAGCTCGAGCAACAAGACCTACAATTACGCCGCAACGTGCGCAGCGCTGCTGGCGCTCAAGGAATATGAGAACGGCTACTCTGTGTTCAAGAAGCTCCACAATGCAGACATGTTCAAGGACCTAAGGCGAACAGACTATGCATACCTTGAGGTGATGGAGCTTGTAAACAGGGGTATAGCCTCGGGATATCCGGATTCGACATTCAGGCCCAGTCTCAAGGTGACAAGAGCCGAGTTCGCAAAATTCCTCGTGTACGCGCTGGGATACGAGAATTCGCCTGCAAGGGAATCCATAACCTTCAAGGATCTTGAAGACCACTGGGCCGAAAAGACCGTATACACGGCCGTGGGCAAGAAGCTCATAAACGGCATAGGCAAGGGCCGGTTCGCTCCAGACCAGAACGTGACGGGAGCGCAGATAGTCGCGATGCTCGTCAGGGCCAAGGGCCTCGAGGGCATAGCCGCCAGATTCGAGGGCGAGAACTGGTATGACGGCTACGTAAGCGCAGCCATAAGAAGGGGCCTCATATACGAGGGCTTCGATCCCGAAACCAGCGCCACAAGGGCGCAGTGCGCGAAGGCCCTAAGCAAGCTCTACTAG